A window from Sphingobacterium hotanense encodes these proteins:
- the ftsY gene encoding signal recognition particle-docking protein FtsY has protein sequence MGLFDFFKKKQETPEAQEALNKGLEKTKEGFFAKITKAVVGKSTIDDDVLDNLEEVLVTSDVGVTTTLKIVDRIQKRVAQDKYVTTDDLNGLLKDEIQGLLAENNSNDFETFEYGNQKPYVIMVVGVNGVGKTTTIGKLAHQLKEAGNKVVLGAADTFRAAAVDQIQLWGDRVGVRVVAQPMGSDPASVAFDTVKSAVANGDDVAIIDTAGRLHNKVGLMNELTKIKNVMQKVIPDAPHEILLVLDASTGQNAIEQATQFTQATDVNALALTKLDGTAKGGVVIGISDQFKIPVKYIGVGEKIGDLQLFNKKHFVDSLFQ, from the coding sequence ATGGGATTATTTGATTTTTTTAAAAAGAAGCAGGAAACTCCTGAGGCGCAGGAAGCACTCAACAAGGGCTTAGAGAAGACGAAAGAGGGATTCTTTGCGAAAATTACCAAAGCGGTTGTTGGAAAATCAACCATCGATGATGATGTATTGGATAATCTTGAAGAAGTTTTAGTAACCTCTGATGTAGGTGTAACAACGACGCTAAAGATTGTTGATCGTATTCAGAAGCGTGTTGCTCAAGACAAATACGTTACTACTGATGATCTGAACGGCTTATTAAAAGACGAAATCCAAGGTTTACTTGCCGAGAACAACAGCAATGATTTCGAGACCTTCGAATATGGTAATCAAAAGCCCTATGTTATTATGGTCGTTGGGGTAAATGGTGTCGGGAAGACAACGACAATCGGAAAGCTTGCACATCAGTTAAAAGAAGCCGGCAATAAGGTTGTTTTAGGTGCAGCAGATACGTTCCGCGCTGCTGCTGTTGATCAGATACAGTTGTGGGGCGATAGAGTAGGTGTTCGTGTTGTGGCACAGCCCATGGGTTCGGATCCTGCATCAGTTGCTTTCGATACGGTTAAGTCTGCGGTTGCAAATGGCGATGATGTTGCTATTATCGATACGGCAGGACGTCTCCATAATAAGGTTGGCTTAATGAACGAGCTAACGAAGATCAAAAATGTCATGCAGAAGGTCATCCCAGATGCCCCGCATGAAATATTATTGGTATTAGACGCTTCCACGGGCCAGAATGCTATTGAGCAGGCGACGCAGTTTACACAAGCAACGGATGTGAATGCATTAGCATTGACCAAGCTTGATGGTACAGCGAAGGGCGGTGTGGTTATCGGGATATCCGATCAATTCAAAATTCCTGTAAAGTACATTGGAGTAGGAGAGAAGATTGGTGATTTACAGTTATTTAACAAAAAACACTTCGTAGACTCACTATTCCAGTAG
- a CDS encoding pseudouridine synthase — protein MLEILYEDQDLIAINKPHGLLVHRSSIAADTSEFALQLLRDQIGKTVYPAHRLDRKTGGILLFSMNKETDSLIQQAFANNQIKKEYLAVLRGFSPLKDSIDYPLKKDNGTLQDAITHFETLQHTEIDLPFGKHPTSRYSLVKAMPQTGRMHQLRRHFAHILHPIIGDRPHGCNKQNKLWKETFAHDSMLLHASHLSFKQPRSGEQVEIYAKLQPEFERALTILNISDQVRFT, from the coding sequence ATGCTGGAGATACTCTACGAAGATCAGGACCTCATTGCTATCAATAAACCGCACGGCCTATTAGTACACCGCTCATCCATCGCTGCAGATACTTCTGAATTTGCTTTGCAATTGTTGAGAGATCAAATTGGCAAGACCGTCTATCCCGCTCATCGTCTGGATCGCAAAACTGGTGGAATACTACTGTTCTCCATGAACAAGGAAACCGACTCTCTGATTCAGCAGGCCTTTGCCAACAACCAGATTAAAAAAGAATACTTGGCTGTTCTTCGCGGATTTTCTCCACTCAAAGACAGCATCGATTACCCTCTGAAGAAGGACAACGGAACCTTGCAGGATGCCATTACGCATTTTGAAACCCTTCAGCATACGGAAATAGATCTTCCTTTCGGGAAGCACCCGACCTCACGCTATTCACTTGTGAAGGCGATGCCACAGACAGGAAGAATGCACCAGCTCCGCCGTCATTTTGCACACATATTGCACCCCATCATAGGCGATCGGCCACATGGCTGCAATAAGCAGAATAAACTTTGGAAAGAGACCTTTGCACATGACAGCATGTTGCTGCATGCATCGCATTTATCCTTCAAACAGCCTAGATCCGGCGAACAAGTTGAAATATATGCAAAACTCCAACCCGAATTCGAAAGAGCATTGACCATTTTGAATATTTCGGACCAAGTCAGATTTACGTAA
- a CDS encoding SIMPL domain-containing protein — protein sequence MKKILSILALIALVVTAQAQNVSMENSRRVATRGFAEKEVTPDIIYLSISLKEYYQDGNAKKKVAIETLEKQLYDAAMKYGVKKENFTIQNIYSYNAADRKKKNTELLQSRQYRIKVTDLKNLNAMMDEVDSQGLQNTNISGYDHSQKKAIEKELKTAAVKDARVNAEILAAADGETVGKSLMINDNSSFSWNDVMPQPRAYMAMSKTANAESDAIGGSGLDIDVRPIKLTCNIDAVFELK from the coding sequence ATGAAAAAAATATTATCAATATTAGCGCTTATCGCATTGGTGGTAACAGCTCAAGCACAAAATGTATCTATGGAAAATAGCAGAAGAGTAGCAACTCGCGGCTTTGCCGAAAAAGAAGTCACTCCAGACATCATTTACCTTTCAATTTCATTGAAGGAATACTATCAAGATGGCAATGCGAAGAAAAAGGTAGCTATAGAAACCTTAGAAAAGCAACTTTATGATGCAGCGATGAAATATGGTGTAAAAAAAGAAAACTTCACCATCCAAAACATTTATAGCTATAATGCTGCTGATCGTAAGAAAAAGAACACGGAATTACTTCAGTCGCGTCAGTATCGCATCAAAGTAACCGATTTGAAGAACTTAAATGCGATGATGGATGAGGTAGATTCGCAGGGTCTACAGAATACCAACATTAGTGGTTACGATCATTCTCAGAAGAAAGCAATTGAGAAAGAGTTAAAAACAGCAGCGGTTAAAGATGCCAGAGTGAATGCGGAAATTCTAGCAGCAGCAGACGGTGAAACTGTTGGAAAATCGCTAATGATCAATGATAATAGCAGCTTCAGCTGGAATGATGTGATGCCGCAGCCACGTGCTTATATGGCGATGTCAAAAACAGCAAACGCTGAATCTGATGCAATAGGAGGGAGTGGACTTGATATTGATGTTCGCCCGATCAAACTGACTTGCAATATCGACGCAGTATTTGAATTGAAATAA
- the rpmB gene encoding 50S ribosomal protein L28, whose protein sequence is MSRICDLTGKTALKGNNVSHSNVKTKRKFYPNLQTKRFYIPEEDRWITLKVSTSAIKTINKNGITAAIDKFIKQGHI, encoded by the coding sequence ATGTCAAGAATTTGTGATTTAACAGGCAAGACGGCATTAAAAGGAAATAACGTATCACACTCGAACGTTAAAACTAAGCGTAAATTCTATCCTAATTTACAGACCAAACGTTTTTACATTCCAGAAGAAGATCGTTGGATTACGTTGAAAGTTTCTACTTCAGCAATCAAAACGATCAACAAAAACGGAATTACAGCAGCAATCGATAAATTTATCAAACAAGGTCATATTTAA
- a CDS encoding DUF4112 domain-containing protein — protein MENQYSSKIERINKDFLWVERLSVLMDSRFRIGNFRFGLDPILNFIPFAGQIATFIISLVLVTVMYRNGASGKIAIKMLLNVTWDALLGSIPLLGNIFDFFNKANDKNIKLLREHYYENKHQGSGKNIIFLIVSILAIVITLLIYAMYALSVWLFNLIF, from the coding sequence ATGGAAAACCAATATAGCTCTAAAATAGAGCGCATAAATAAAGATTTTCTTTGGGTGGAGCGACTATCTGTATTAATGGATAGTCGCTTCCGTATTGGGAACTTTCGCTTCGGATTGGACCCAATCCTCAACTTTATTCCCTTTGCCGGACAAATCGCAACTTTTATCATATCCTTGGTATTGGTTACAGTGATGTACCGAAATGGGGCAAGTGGTAAGATTGCCATCAAAATGCTGCTCAACGTCACTTGGGATGCCCTTCTAGGTTCAATACCTCTCTTAGGGAATATCTTCGACTTCTTTAACAAAGCCAACGATAAGAATATTAAACTGTTGCGTGAGCACTACTATGAGAATAAACATCAAGGAAGCGGTAAGAACATCATTTTTTTGATTGTTTCTATTCTCGCTATCGTCATCACACTTTTAATCTATGCGATGTACGCTTTAAGCGTTTGGTTGTTTAATCTCATCTTCTAA
- the recO gene encoding DNA repair protein RecO, which translates to MLHQTKGITLKVTNYSESSVVAQIYTQAFGLQSYLINGARKPKAKISVNMLQPFHLLELVVYNKENNNLQRIKEAQHLPVLKQIPLDIVKSSIALFLNEVLYKVLRHQSPDKQLFDFLENAIIWLDETEEGLANYHLIFLLKLSHYLGFKPSLSNLPYFDLLEGRFVSILPAHVYTLQEPYSSYLRELVNCSFSNCNNVKLKREDRSYLLQKLVDYYRLHTENFGELNSLYILEEIFN; encoded by the coding sequence ATGTTGCACCAAACCAAAGGAATTACGCTCAAAGTAACCAATTATTCGGAAAGCAGTGTTGTTGCACAAATCTATACGCAGGCTTTCGGATTGCAATCCTACTTAATTAACGGGGCGCGAAAACCAAAGGCAAAAATTTCGGTAAACATGCTGCAGCCATTCCATTTGCTGGAGCTCGTCGTTTATAATAAAGAGAACAACAATCTGCAGCGAATCAAAGAAGCACAACATCTTCCTGTATTGAAACAGATCCCGTTGGATATTGTTAAAAGTTCTATCGCCTTATTTTTGAACGAAGTGCTTTACAAAGTTCTGAGGCACCAGTCCCCGGATAAACAGCTTTTCGATTTTTTGGAAAACGCTATTATATGGCTTGATGAGACCGAAGAAGGTTTGGCTAACTATCATCTCATTTTCCTGCTAAAACTCTCGCATTACCTTGGTTTTAAACCTTCTTTGAGCAATCTTCCATATTTCGACTTATTAGAAGGAAGATTTGTGAGCATCCTTCCGGCACACGTCTATACACTGCAAGAGCCTTACAGTTCATACCTAAGAGAATTAGTCAATTGTTCATTCAGCAATTGTAACAACGTGAAGCTGAAAAGGGAGGATAGGAGCTATCTTCTACAGAAGCTCGTCGATTATTATCGTCTTCATACTGAAAACTTTGGAGAGCTCAATTCTCTGTATATCCTGGAAGAAATCTTCAATTAA
- the gcvT gene encoding glycine cleavage system aminomethyltransferase GcvT: MKNTALSNLHIALGAKMVPFAGFNMPVQYSGINDEHETVRTGVGMFDVSHMGEFILKGEKALDLIQKISSNDASKLYDGKVQYAYIPNEEGGIVDDFLTYKIDDITYLLVVNASNIEKDWNWISKYNTFGVEMKDISDKTSLFAVQGPKAADALQGLTDIELAPMEYYSFQKGVFAGVENVLVSATGYTGAGGFEIYVDNEHAEQVWNAIMEAGKQYGIKPIGLGARDTLRLEMGFCLYGNDIDDTTSPLAAGLGWVTKFTKDFVNSENLKAEKERGLTQKLVGFEMIDRGIPRHDYEIVDAEGNKIGRVTSGTQSPTLKKSVGLGYVDTAFAKDGTEIFISIRNQPIKAIVKKPPFVK, encoded by the coding sequence ATGAAAAATACTGCGTTATCTAACCTGCATATTGCTTTAGGCGCGAAGATGGTTCCTTTCGCTGGTTTTAACATGCCTGTTCAATACAGCGGCATTAATGATGAGCACGAGACAGTACGTACCGGAGTAGGTATGTTCGACGTTAGCCATATGGGTGAGTTCATCTTAAAAGGTGAAAAAGCACTTGACCTTATTCAAAAAATCTCTTCTAATGATGCTTCTAAGCTTTATGACGGTAAAGTACAATATGCTTATATCCCTAATGAAGAAGGTGGAATTGTAGACGATTTCTTGACTTATAAAATTGACGACATCACTTACCTTCTCGTTGTCAATGCTTCCAATATTGAAAAAGACTGGAACTGGATCAGCAAATACAACACGTTCGGTGTAGAGATGAAAGATATCTCTGATAAGACTTCTTTATTCGCTGTACAAGGTCCGAAAGCTGCCGATGCATTACAAGGCTTAACAGACATCGAATTAGCGCCTATGGAGTACTATTCTTTCCAAAAAGGTGTATTTGCCGGTGTTGAGAATGTATTGGTGTCAGCAACAGGATATACAGGCGCTGGTGGCTTCGAGATCTATGTAGACAATGAGCATGCGGAGCAAGTATGGAATGCGATCATGGAAGCAGGTAAACAATATGGCATCAAACCAATCGGTTTAGGCGCTCGTGATACCTTACGTTTGGAAATGGGCTTCTGTTTATATGGAAATGATATCGATGATACAACTTCTCCATTAGCAGCGGGTCTAGGATGGGTTACTAAATTCACGAAAGACTTCGTGAACTCTGAAAACCTAAAAGCTGAAAAAGAAAGAGGATTGACACAAAAGTTAGTAGGCTTCGAAATGATCGACAGAGGTATTCCTCGTCATGATTACGAAATCGTAGATGCTGAAGGAAATAAGATTGGTCGTGTTACTTCAGGAACGCAATCACCAACCTTGAAGAAATCCGTTGGTTTAGGCTATGTGGATACTGCTTTCGCAAAAGACGGTACAGAAATCTTCATTTCTATCCGTAATCAGCCGATTAAAGCAATCGTTAAAAAGCCGCCTTTCGTAAAATAA
- the rimO gene encoding 30S ribosomal protein S12 methylthiotransferase RimO: MRTKTRNAAPVVAKPRVNVVTLGCSKNIHDSEVLMGQLKGNQMDVVHEANNIQANDIVVINTCGFIDNAKQESIDTILQFSELKDQGKVNKVIVTGCLSERYKPELEAEIPNVDAFFGTNDLPDLLSTIGADYRHELLGERLLTTPSHFSYFKIAEGCNRPCSFCAIPLMRGKHVSKSIDDLVKEAKFLASNGTKELILIAQDLTYYGLDIYGKRNLSDLLRHLSDVNGIEWIRLQYAYPSGFPMDILDAMNERSNICNYLDMPLQHISDNMLTSMRRGTSKQKQIDLVNKIRDKVPDIALRTTLICGYPGETEQDFNEMLEWVEETRFDRLGCFTYSHEEKTHAHSLEDNVPEEVKQERVDQIMEVQQGISYDINQTKIGNTYKVLVDRVDGDYFIGRTEYDSPEVDNEVVLDAKTNYARIGDFVQVKVDRAEDFDLYGSIVK, encoded by the coding sequence ATGAGAACAAAAACAAGAAATGCAGCTCCGGTAGTAGCAAAGCCACGTGTGAATGTGGTTACTTTGGGCTGTTCTAAAAATATTCACGATAGCGAGGTTTTAATGGGACAATTGAAAGGCAACCAAATGGATGTCGTTCATGAAGCCAATAATATCCAAGCGAATGATATCGTCGTGATCAATACCTGTGGATTTATTGATAATGCGAAACAGGAGTCTATTGATACCATCCTTCAATTTTCTGAGTTAAAAGATCAAGGCAAGGTCAATAAGGTGATTGTTACAGGCTGTTTGTCGGAGCGATATAAGCCCGAACTAGAAGCTGAGATTCCGAATGTTGATGCTTTCTTCGGTACCAACGATCTTCCGGATCTGCTTTCAACAATTGGTGCGGATTACCGTCATGAGTTGTTGGGCGAGCGTTTATTGACCACACCCTCACATTTCTCATATTTTAAGATTGCAGAAGGTTGTAACAGACCTTGCTCATTCTGTGCTATTCCTTTGATGCGCGGGAAACACGTTTCCAAGTCTATCGATGACTTAGTGAAAGAAGCGAAATTCTTAGCATCGAATGGCACAAAAGAATTGATACTCATTGCGCAGGATTTAACCTATTACGGTCTAGATATCTACGGCAAGCGTAATCTTTCTGATCTATTGCGTCATTTATCGGATGTAAATGGTATCGAGTGGATTCGTTTGCAATATGCGTATCCCTCTGGTTTTCCGATGGACATCCTCGATGCGATGAATGAGCGCTCCAATATTTGTAACTACTTGGATATGCCGCTACAGCATATCAGCGATAATATGCTAACCTCTATGCGTAGAGGAACCAGCAAGCAAAAGCAAATTGATTTAGTAAACAAGATCCGCGATAAAGTGCCTGATATCGCTTTGCGTACGACTTTGATCTGCGGTTACCCGGGAGAAACTGAACAAGATTTCAATGAGATGTTAGAGTGGGTTGAAGAAACCCGTTTCGACAGATTGGGCTGTTTTACTTATTCTCATGAGGAGAAAACGCATGCACATTCTTTAGAAGACAATGTCCCTGAAGAAGTGAAACAAGAGCGCGTAGATCAGATTATGGAGGTTCAGCAAGGGATATCCTATGATATCAACCAGACCAAAATCGGCAATACCTATAAAGTGCTGGTGGATCGTGTGGATGGAGATTACTTCATCGGAAGAACGGAGTATGACTCGCCTGAGGTGGACAACGAAGTGGTATTGGATGCTAAAACAAACTATGCTCGTATCGGAGATTTTGTACAGGTGAAAGTAGACCGTGCAGAAGACTTCGATTTATATGGAAGTATTGTCAAATAA
- a CDS encoding DUF6358 family protein yields the protein MTKKFILNVVLNLGIVFLILSSVAGYNSGNMLYLGLSIALLVVLVYLKIVLLKQVSRDVQAKKAAAAQELARQKKRAKK from the coding sequence ATGACGAAGAAGTTTATATTGAACGTAGTATTGAACCTAGGTATTGTATTTCTGATACTTAGTAGTGTGGCCGGTTATAACAGCGGGAATATGTTGTATCTGGGTCTGTCGATTGCCCTATTGGTTGTTTTGGTCTATCTTAAGATTGTTTTATTGAAACAGGTTAGCCGCGACGTTCAGGCAAAGAAAGCTGCGGCAGCACAGGAACTGGCAAGACAAAAAAAGAGGGCTAAAAAATAG
- a CDS encoding DUF4295 domain-containing protein, with product MAKKAVASLQKGGGKEYTKVVLTTKSAKTGAYTFKESMVHNDKVKEVVAAATK from the coding sequence ATGGCAAAGAAGGCAGTTGCATCATTACAAAAAGGTGGTGGTAAAGAATATACTAAAGTAGTTCTTACTACTAAATCTGCAAAAACAGGCGCATATACTTTCAAAGAGAGTATGGTTCACAACGACAAAGTAAAAGAAGTTGTTGCTGCGGCTACTAAATAA
- the rpmG gene encoding 50S ribosomal protein L33 has translation MAKKGNRVQVILECTEHKESGLPGMSRYITTKNKKNTTERLELKKFNPVLRKVTVHKEIK, from the coding sequence ATGGCAAAAAAGGGAAATAGAGTACAAGTTATCTTAGAATGTACTGAACACAAAGAAAGTGGTCTTCCGGGAATGTCTCGCTATATCACTACTAAGAACAAGAAAAACACTACTGAGCGTTTAGAGTTGAAAAAATTCAACCCAGTATTGAGAAAAGTAACAGTTCACAAAGAAATTAAGTAA
- a CDS encoding cytochrome b family protein: MNKYLLRGIVFLTAGIICVFLGYTLMENENNWYKLLMTLGVIFFGIGFVALMYRIFRKIDRKTLIDDRKEQQEK; this comes from the coding sequence ATGAACAAATATCTTTTAAGGGGAATCGTCTTTTTAACGGCGGGGATTATATGCGTGTTCTTAGGATACACGCTCATGGAAAACGAGAATAATTGGTATAAGCTGTTGATGACATTAGGTGTTATTTTCTTTGGAATAGGGTTCGTTGCATTAATGTACCGCATCTTTAGGAAAATCGATAGAAAAACACTCATCGATGATCGGAAAGAGCAACAAGAGAAATAA
- a CDS encoding cold-shock protein — MQQGVVKFFNEAKGFGFIIPNSGESEIFVHVSGLIDKIREKDEVSYEVEQGRKGLNAVNVKLI; from the coding sequence ATGCAACAAGGAGTAGTAAAATTCTTTAATGAGGCCAAAGGTTTCGGTTTCATCATTCCAAATTCAGGCGAGAGCGAAATCTTCGTACACGTTTCTGGATTAATTGACAAAATTCGCGAGAAAGACGAAGTTTCTTACGAAGTTGAGCAAGGTCGTAAAGGCCTTAACGCGGTAAATGTAAAGCTTATCTAA